Proteins co-encoded in one Hymenobacter swuensis DY53 genomic window:
- a CDS encoding SusC/RagA family TonB-linked outer membrane protein, with protein MKKRLWSSPLALGLMLATPSVWAQQTASTMQGVVTGTNDQQPIPGVNVLVKGTTIGTQTGVDGSYTLPNVPFGSTLVFSFIGYNTQEYRVGSATTANISLAPDAKSLNEVVVTGYGIKQERQELNYSAPQVKGSELVETRQTNIVNALQGKVAGVSITSSGGAPGEGASIVIRGGNSLDGNNQPLFVIDGIIMSNNSFVESTAPGGGSGFNGLLGRSTANQNRAGDLNPEDIESMTVLKGPAAAAIYGLQAANGAVIITTKKGAAGRATINYRTQFSVDEVSRLPKVQDQYKQGNLGLFDAGTRNSWGPRFQDGETVYDNLGNFFQAGSAWQHYLTISGGSERNTFLFTGSRNDVSGVAPTSLYDKTTLRLAGTSRMTEKLSVTGSAQYMNTGGRNPLQGPGLFGGSGGYLVSLLSWPQNDDARVYLNPDGTRRRLLGAATAATDADNPYFTVYRNPQTTRTNRFIGNVQTTLDLYKWLAVSYNLGTDFYVQKDRSVRAVGTSLTANQDGGLAETVSLNRLLNSNFLLTLKHDFNENLGGFVVLGNTIEMSRSEVTDNIGLIFQNPNPAVPSINNTVNRNTLITNTERRLIGNFARIGVNLLGQVNLELNGRLDQSSTLPRPDENKNFGKAFAYGSASAGWQFTKLLGLDQNPWLNYGKIRGSISEVGKDTGPYRVDSPLAQATYIGGGFRNGFFGSNRLLVPERTRAYEVGVDLQFLRNRLGLEANVYQQVTRDQLIAPRVSQATGFILQYINGGSVENKGLEIALRGTPVQNSNGFTWDVVANFYANRNKATKLPGFLTEVYQSDAWVIDVARGGAFPGKPISSISALDYQRSPDGQILISPTTGYPLVNTSTFIYAGNRAPDYTVQVTNTLTYKGLSLNFLWDFRKGGMVVNGNDWLATRTGLSERTLDRYKQVVFEGVVRQADGSFVPNTRQVELNQTYYQNILGVIGTPYIEDGSWSRLRYATLTYRLPGKLFVNSTSVRGVEVAVTGRNLLLFTKYSGVDPETAAAGAGVRGGGSGGFDYGSIPGTRGMDMSLRVNF; from the coding sequence ATGAAAAAACGTTTATGGTCATCCCCATTGGCTCTGGGGCTGATGCTGGCTACGCCCTCCGTGTGGGCCCAGCAAACTGCCAGTACCATGCAGGGCGTGGTAACCGGCACTAACGACCAGCAGCCGATACCCGGCGTGAACGTGCTGGTGAAAGGTACCACTATCGGTACCCAAACCGGCGTGGATGGCAGCTACACCCTGCCCAACGTGCCTTTCGGCAGCACCCTGGTATTCAGCTTCATTGGCTATAACACGCAGGAGTACCGCGTGGGCAGCGCCACTACGGCCAACATCAGTCTGGCGCCCGATGCCAAAAGCCTGAATGAAGTAGTTGTAACCGGCTATGGCATTAAGCAGGAGCGACAGGAGCTGAACTATAGCGCCCCCCAAGTGAAGGGCTCGGAACTGGTCGAAACTCGCCAGACCAATATTGTGAATGCCTTGCAGGGCAAAGTTGCGGGGGTCAGCATTACGTCTTCGGGTGGGGCTCCCGGCGAGGGCGCGTCCATCGTAATCCGGGGCGGCAACTCGCTCGATGGCAACAACCAGCCGCTGTTTGTGATTGATGGTATCATCATGAGCAACAACTCCTTTGTGGAGAGTACGGCGCCCGGCGGCGGCTCCGGCTTCAACGGGTTGCTGGGGCGCTCCACCGCCAACCAGAACCGCGCCGGCGACCTGAACCCCGAGGATATTGAAAGCATGACGGTGCTGAAAGGCCCCGCAGCAGCAGCTATTTACGGTCTGCAGGCTGCCAATGGTGCCGTTATCATCACCACGAAAAAAGGCGCGGCCGGCCGGGCTACCATCAACTACCGCACGCAGTTTTCGGTGGATGAGGTGAGCCGCCTGCCCAAAGTGCAGGACCAGTACAAGCAGGGCAACCTGGGCCTGTTTGATGCGGGCACGCGCAACTCCTGGGGGCCGCGCTTTCAGGATGGCGAAACGGTGTACGACAACCTGGGCAATTTCTTTCAGGCGGGCAGCGCCTGGCAGCATTACCTCACCATTTCGGGTGGTTCTGAGCGCAATACCTTCCTGTTTACCGGCTCGCGCAATGATGTGAGCGGCGTGGCTCCTACCAGCCTGTATGACAAGACCACGCTGCGGCTGGCCGGCACTTCCAGAATGACGGAGAAGCTCTCGGTAACGGGTTCGGCGCAGTACATGAATACCGGCGGCCGCAACCCACTGCAGGGCCCCGGCCTGTTTGGGGGCAGCGGCGGCTATTTGGTGAGCCTGCTGAGCTGGCCCCAGAACGATGACGCTCGCGTGTACCTGAACCCCGATGGCACCCGCCGCCGCCTGCTGGGGGCTGCCACCGCCGCCACCGACGCCGACAACCCGTACTTCACGGTGTACCGCAACCCCCAGACGACGCGTACCAACCGCTTCATCGGCAACGTGCAGACGACGCTGGACCTCTACAAGTGGCTGGCGGTCAGCTACAACCTGGGCACCGATTTCTACGTGCAGAAGGACCGCTCCGTACGAGCAGTCGGCACTTCGCTCACGGCCAACCAGGATGGCGGCCTAGCCGAAACCGTCAGCCTCAACCGTCTGCTCAATTCCAACTTCCTGCTGACGCTCAAGCACGATTTCAACGAGAATCTGGGCGGCTTTGTGGTGCTGGGCAACACCATTGAAATGAGTCGCAGCGAGGTAACCGATAACATCGGACTGATTTTTCAGAATCCCAACCCGGCCGTACCATCCATCAACAACACCGTCAACCGTAACACACTCATCACCAATACTGAGCGGCGGCTGATTGGCAACTTTGCCCGGATTGGGGTGAACCTGCTGGGCCAGGTGAACCTGGAGCTGAACGGCCGCCTCGACCAGTCCTCTACCCTGCCCCGGCCCGATGAAAACAAGAACTTCGGAAAGGCCTTTGCCTACGGCTCCGCCTCGGCGGGCTGGCAGTTTACCAAACTGCTGGGCCTCGACCAGAACCCGTGGCTGAACTACGGGAAAATCCGGGGCTCGATTTCCGAAGTGGGCAAGGATACCGGCCCGTACCGCGTCGATTCGCCGCTGGCCCAGGCCACGTACATCGGGGGCGGCTTCCGCAACGGCTTCTTCGGCTCGAACCGTTTGCTGGTGCCTGAGCGCACCCGCGCCTATGAGGTGGGCGTTGATCTGCAGTTTCTGCGCAACCGCCTGGGACTCGAGGCCAACGTGTACCAGCAGGTTACCCGCGACCAGCTGATTGCGCCCCGCGTGAGCCAGGCAACCGGCTTTATTCTGCAGTACATCAACGGCGGCTCGGTAGAGAACAAAGGGCTGGAAATAGCGCTGCGCGGCACTCCGGTGCAAAACAGCAACGGGTTTACCTGGGATGTGGTGGCCAACTTCTACGCCAACCGCAACAAGGCCACCAAGCTCCCCGGGTTCCTGACGGAAGTGTATCAGTCGGATGCCTGGGTGATTGACGTGGCCCGGGGCGGCGCATTTCCCGGTAAGCCGATTTCCTCCATCAGTGCCCTGGACTACCAGCGCAGCCCTGATGGCCAGATTCTTATCAGCCCCACCACCGGCTACCCGCTAGTGAACACCAGCACCTTTATCTACGCCGGCAACCGCGCCCCCGACTACACGGTGCAGGTAACCAATACCCTCACTTATAAAGGCCTTTCGCTGAATTTCCTCTGGGACTTCCGCAAAGGTGGAATGGTGGTCAATGGCAACGACTGGCTGGCTACCCGCACCGGCCTGAGCGAACGGACGCTGGACCGCTACAAGCAGGTAGTGTTTGAGGGGGTAGTACGGCAGGCCGATGGCTCCTTTGTGCCCAACACCCGGCAGGTAGAACTCAACCAGACCTACTACCAGAACATTCTGGGCGTGATTGGCACGCCCTACATTGAGGATGGGTCCTGGTCGCGCCTGCGCTATGCTACCCTCACCTACCGCCTGCCCGGCAAGCTGTTTGTGAACTCCACTTCCGTGCGCGGAGTGGAGGTAGCGGTAACGGGCCGTAACCTGCTGCTGTTCACCAAATACAGCGGCGTAGACCCCGAAACGGCCGCGGCCGGCGCGGGGGTACGCGGCGGTGGCTCCGGCGGCTTCGATTACGGCAGCATCCCCGGCACCCGGGGCATGGATATGAGCCTGCGCGTGAATTTCTAA
- a CDS encoding acyltransferase family protein — protein sequence MQTTIQAAQNTTGATPLAEASQPGRLQSLDVFRGLTVMAMILVNNPGDWGHIYAPLEHAHWHGCTPTDLIFPFFLFIVGVSITYALDGTRQQPATHRRTMLRVLKRAAILFGLGLFSALFPKFDFSTVRIPGVLARIAVVFLVCGIVFLKTSRRQQVGLLAFVLIFYNVLLQLVPVPGYGPANLEAGTNLGAWLDRTVLGEAHLWKQSRTWDPEGLLSTLPAIGTGLLGLLAGQWLRRREVEPATRVAWLFVGAVGCVLAGLVWNGWFSINKALWTSSYVLYTGGLALATLAGLYWLVDVQHYRRWTLVPLVFGVNAITAFFLSGLIPRLLNMVQVPGITGEKVGLRTWLYDTLFVPYFSPVNASLAGAVTCVLIWLAVLWLMYRRNIIIKV from the coding sequence ATGCAAACCACTATCCAGGCCGCCCAGAACACCACCGGAGCCACGCCGCTGGCCGAAGCCTCGCAGCCCGGCCGCCTTCAGTCACTCGACGTATTTCGGGGCCTTACCGTCATGGCCATGATTCTGGTGAACAACCCCGGCGACTGGGGCCACATCTACGCGCCGCTGGAGCACGCGCACTGGCACGGCTGTACGCCCACCGACCTGATCTTTCCCTTCTTCCTGTTCATTGTAGGCGTGAGCATCACGTATGCGCTGGATGGCACCCGGCAGCAGCCCGCTACGCACAGGCGTACCATGCTGCGGGTGCTGAAACGGGCGGCCATTCTGTTCGGGTTGGGGTTATTCTCGGCCCTGTTTCCGAAGTTTGATTTCAGCACGGTACGGATTCCGGGCGTGCTGGCGCGTATTGCGGTGGTGTTTCTGGTGTGCGGCATTGTATTCCTGAAAACCAGCCGCCGCCAGCAGGTGGGGCTGCTGGCCTTCGTGCTGATTTTCTACAACGTGCTGCTGCAGCTGGTACCGGTGCCCGGCTACGGCCCCGCCAACTTGGAAGCCGGCACCAACCTCGGGGCTTGGCTCGACCGCACGGTGCTCGGCGAAGCCCACCTCTGGAAGCAAAGCCGCACCTGGGACCCCGAGGGCCTGCTCAGCACGCTACCGGCCATTGGTACCGGGCTGCTGGGGCTGCTGGCGGGCCAGTGGCTGCGTCGCCGGGAAGTGGAGCCGGCCACGCGGGTGGCCTGGCTGTTTGTAGGCGCCGTGGGCTGCGTGCTGGCGGGCCTGGTCTGGAACGGGTGGTTTTCCATCAATAAGGCTCTTTGGACCAGTTCCTACGTGCTGTATACCGGCGGCCTGGCCCTGGCCACGCTGGCGGGGCTATACTGGCTGGTAGATGTGCAGCACTACCGGCGCTGGACGCTGGTCCCGCTGGTGTTCGGGGTGAATGCCATTACCGCCTTTTTCCTCTCCGGGCTCATTCCGCGCTTGCTGAACATGGTGCAGGTGCCTGGGATTACCGGTGAGAAAGTGGGCCTGCGCACCTGGCTCTATGACACGCTGTTTGTGCCGTATTTCAGCCCGGTAAACGCTTCCCTGGCCGGGGCTGTTACGTGCGTCCTCATCTGGCTGGCAGTGCTCTGGCTAATGTACCGCCGTAACATCATCATCAAGGTCTGA
- a CDS encoding acyltransferase family protein yields the protein MAALPAEKPVRLLSLDIFRGLTVVLMLLVNNAGDYRQYYWPLSHAPWHGCTPADLVFPSFVFIMGVALVYGLAAAHEQPALHRATLWRVARRVLVLLVLGLLIGLVPYFYFTSFRIPGVLQRIALVYGACGVLFLKTTWRQQLWLLVGLLVLYSVLLQLVPVPDYGPANLEPATNLGAWLDKRLFTVNHIYLKDKGWDPESLLGTLPAIATGLLGLLAGQWLRRPEPGHATKATWLFVAGAGLLLLGLVWNGWFPINKALWTSSYVLYAGGISVLTLATLYFLVDVQGWRGAWTRPLVACGSNALLVFFLPEVLERLLTRLKLHHADGSLFYARDWLYHTLFTAHITNPYHASLAYALAYTSGWIAILWLLYRRRLFFTV from the coding sequence GTGGCTGCACTTCCGGCTGAAAAGCCCGTCCGTCTTCTGTCCCTGGATATTTTTCGGGGGCTTACCGTGGTCCTGATGTTGCTGGTAAACAACGCCGGCGACTACCGGCAATACTACTGGCCCCTGTCGCACGCACCCTGGCACGGCTGCACCCCCGCCGACCTGGTTTTTCCCTCATTTGTGTTCATTATGGGCGTGGCGCTAGTGTACGGGCTGGCTGCGGCGCACGAGCAGCCGGCTCTGCACCGCGCTACGCTGTGGCGGGTAGCCCGCCGCGTGCTGGTACTGCTGGTGTTGGGCCTGCTCATTGGGCTGGTTCCGTACTTCTACTTCACTTCCTTCCGGATTCCAGGAGTGCTGCAGCGCATTGCGCTGGTGTATGGGGCATGTGGCGTACTCTTCCTGAAAACTACCTGGCGGCAACAGTTGTGGCTACTTGTGGGGCTGCTGGTGTTGTACAGCGTGCTACTGCAGCTGGTGCCGGTGCCCGACTACGGCCCGGCCAACCTGGAACCCGCCACCAACCTCGGGGCTTGGCTCGATAAGCGGCTGTTTACCGTGAACCACATCTACCTGAAAGACAAAGGCTGGGACCCGGAATCATTGCTGGGGACGCTGCCCGCCATTGCCACCGGGCTACTGGGGCTACTGGCGGGCCAGTGGCTACGCCGCCCGGAGCCCGGGCACGCCACCAAGGCCACGTGGCTGTTTGTGGCCGGGGCCGGGCTGCTACTGCTGGGGCTCGTCTGGAACGGGTGGTTCCCCATCAACAAGGCTCTCTGGACCAGCTCCTACGTGCTGTACGCCGGCGGCATCAGTGTGCTGACCTTGGCTACGTTGTATTTCCTGGTGGATGTGCAGGGCTGGCGCGGGGCCTGGACCCGGCCGCTGGTGGCCTGCGGAAGCAACGCGCTGCTGGTGTTTTTTCTGCCCGAGGTGCTGGAACGACTCCTTACCCGCCTGAAGCTGCACCACGCTGACGGCAGCCTGTTCTACGCCCGCGACTGGCTGTACCACACCTTGTTTACGGCGCACATTACCAATCCCTACCATGCCTCCCTGGCGTATGCGCTGGCATATACAAGCGGGTGGATAGCTATTCTGTGGCTGCTGTACCGCCGCCGGCTCTTCTTTACGGTGTGA
- a CDS encoding DUF2059 domain-containing protein — protein sequence MKYFWILTVGLALTAPLAQAQSTTPATGGAPAPAVPISAGQRKAAEELLTAANSEQNLAVTIDRMLASQIEQNPGMKAVEPEMRAYITKYMSWSAMKEDMVQLYAREFTEKELKELAKFYQTPIGRKTIEKMPQLMGASMEIGQRRMQEHLPELQQAIAEKMKTQAPTDVK from the coding sequence ATGAAATATTTCTGGATTCTGACCGTAGGTCTGGCACTAACGGCTCCGTTGGCGCAAGCGCAATCAACAACGCCCGCTACCGGCGGTGCCCCGGCCCCGGCCGTTCCTATTTCGGCCGGCCAGCGCAAAGCGGCTGAGGAACTGCTAACGGCTGCCAACTCGGAGCAAAACCTGGCGGTTACCATTGACCGGATGCTGGCTTCTCAGATTGAGCAAAACCCGGGTATGAAGGCCGTAGAGCCTGAAATGCGCGCTTACATCACCAAATACATGAGCTGGAGCGCTATGAAAGAAGACATGGTGCAGCTCTACGCCCGCGAGTTCACCGAGAAGGAGCTCAAGGAGTTGGCCAAATTCTACCAGACGCCCATCGGCCGCAAAACCATCGAAAAAATGCCTCAGCTGATGGGCGCCAGCATGGAAATCGGGCAGCGGCGCATGCAGGAACACCTGCCCGAGCTGCAGCAGGCCATTGCTGAAAAGATGAAAACTCAGGCTCCGACGGATGTGAAGTAA
- a CDS encoding 3-(methylthio)propionyl-CoA ligase yields the protein MLQGLMMNTPLRIAGLLEHAEKWHADTEIVSRLPEGGLHRTTYAGLGRRSRQLANALQRLGIRSGDRVGTLAWNTHRHLELYYAVSGSGAVCHTSNPRLFPEQLVYIINHAEDRLLFFDLTFLPLVEKLAPSCPTVEAWVLMTDRAHMPETTTLPNLRCYEDLLAAESDEFEWPVFDENTASSLCYTSGTTDQPKGVLYSHRSTLLHSYAAALPDCFNCSARDVILPVVPMFHVNAWGIPYLAPMVGCKLVLPGPGLDAASLYELFETEGVTFTAGVPTIWFGLLTFMREKQLRFSTLRQMIVGGASCPPALLRAFDEELGVTIRHAWGMTETSPLGTVCTLKPQQLSLSPDEQFAIQTKQGRVIFGVDMQIVDDEGRELPHDGVAFGDLLVRGPFIVADYFGTEPGQLTPSGWFRTGDVATIDPAGFMQITDRSKDVIKSGGEWISSIELENLAIGHPSVAEAAVIGVPHPKWSERPLLVVVCKPDHDLTPEELLAFYDGKVARWWVPEAVEFVTQLPHTATGKLLKTQIRKDFDGYQW from the coding sequence ATGCTACAAGGCCTCATGATGAACACGCCCCTGCGCATTGCGGGGCTGCTGGAACACGCCGAGAAATGGCACGCCGACACGGAAATTGTGAGCCGCCTGCCCGAAGGTGGCCTGCACCGCACCACCTACGCCGGCCTGGGCCGCCGCAGCCGCCAGCTGGCCAACGCCCTGCAACGGCTGGGCATCCGGAGCGGCGACCGGGTGGGCACGCTGGCCTGGAATACGCATCGCCACCTGGAGCTGTACTACGCCGTGTCGGGCTCGGGGGCGGTGTGCCACACCAGCAACCCGCGTCTGTTTCCGGAGCAGCTGGTGTACATCATCAACCACGCCGAGGACCGGCTGCTGTTCTTCGACCTCACGTTTCTGCCGCTGGTAGAAAAGCTGGCCCCCAGCTGCCCTACCGTGGAGGCCTGGGTGCTGATGACTGACCGGGCCCACATGCCCGAAACCACTACCCTACCCAACCTGCGCTGCTACGAGGACCTGTTGGCCGCCGAAAGCGACGAGTTCGAGTGGCCGGTGTTCGACGAGAATACCGCCTCTTCCCTGTGCTATACCTCCGGCACCACCGACCAGCCCAAGGGCGTGCTTTACTCCCACCGCTCCACGTTGCTGCACAGCTACGCCGCCGCTCTGCCCGACTGCTTCAACTGCTCGGCCCGCGACGTGATTCTGCCGGTGGTGCCCATGTTTCACGTCAACGCCTGGGGCATTCCGTACCTGGCACCCATGGTGGGCTGCAAGCTGGTGCTGCCCGGCCCGGGCCTAGATGCGGCCAGCCTCTATGAACTGTTCGAGACGGAGGGCGTCACGTTCACGGCCGGGGTGCCCACCATCTGGTTTGGGCTGCTCACGTTTATGCGGGAAAAGCAGCTGCGGTTTTCCACGCTACGCCAGATGATTGTGGGCGGGGCTTCCTGCCCGCCGGCGCTGCTGCGGGCCTTCGACGAGGAGCTGGGCGTGACCATCCGTCACGCCTGGGGCATGACGGAAACCTCGCCCCTGGGCACTGTGTGCACCCTCAAGCCTCAGCAGCTCAGCCTCAGCCCCGACGAGCAGTTTGCCATCCAGACCAAGCAGGGCCGCGTAATTTTTGGGGTGGATATGCAGATTGTGGACGACGAAGGTCGGGAGCTGCCCCACGACGGCGTGGCCTTCGGCGACCTGCTGGTGCGCGGCCCCTTCATCGTGGCCGACTACTTCGGCACCGAGCCCGGCCAGCTCACCCCCAGCGGCTGGTTCCGCACCGGCGACGTGGCCACCATCGACCCGGCCGGCTTCATGCAGATAACCGACCGCAGCAAGGACGTCATCAAATCAGGCGGGGAGTGGATTTCGAGCATCGAGCTGGAAAACTTGGCCATCGGCCACCCCAGCGTGGCCGAAGCCGCCGTCATCGGGGTGCCCCACCCCAAATGGAGCGAAAGGCCGCTACTGGTTGTTGTATGCAAGCCCGACCACGACCTCACCCCCGAGGAATTACTGGCGTTCTACGACGGCAAAGTGGCCCGCTGGTGGGTGCCCGAAGCCGTGGAGTTTGTGACCCAGCTCCCGCACACGGCCACTGGCAAGCTGCTCAAAACCCAGATTCGTAAGGATTTCGACGGGTACCAGTGGTAA
- a CDS encoding TIGR03435 family protein gives MRISSLFGSALLMAAPLVTLQAQGLHEGDQVPAFTLATLNSPRPTFTSSEAAGKLLLVEFWGTWCGPCIPALLHLDSLQQAFPTQLLVVGVAADSEARVRTFLQRRSVHIPLAPLPDEQAPLYRYFPHRTVPHTVVIGPTGKVLAITEPRQITPAVVRQWLAGQRAAVVVKHDELRNPLSFFPADTSTRAALHVLPYLTGVGSQMRRDQTPGLRGRRVTFINTTLQNLVQQAYHVSHLRVQNQLPASRNKFEPANLFCVDVIVPRAQAGQLLERLRPELGPRFGVRVSVRPESRPVYVLRRLPNAAAWSPSSKAEQASWSGRGFEAEGGRVEMLREFLENMASKPVVDETGLTGRYDIRLELQPEDKMPEVKQHLQKLGLTLEEATRPIDVVYMAEAKTP, from the coding sequence ATGCGTATCTCTTCCTTGTTTGGGTCGGCTCTGCTGATGGCCGCGCCCCTAGTTACCCTGCAGGCTCAGGGGCTGCACGAAGGCGACCAGGTGCCCGCGTTTACGCTGGCTACACTCAACAGCCCGCGGCCCACGTTTACTTCCTCGGAAGCAGCCGGCAAGCTGCTGCTAGTGGAATTCTGGGGGACGTGGTGCGGGCCCTGCATTCCGGCACTGTTGCATCTTGATTCCCTGCAGCAGGCGTTTCCCACGCAGCTGCTGGTGGTGGGCGTGGCGGCCGATTCGGAAGCGCGGGTGCGCACGTTTCTGCAGCGCCGGTCGGTGCATATTCCATTGGCCCCGCTTCCCGACGAACAGGCGCCGCTGTACCGGTACTTCCCGCACCGGACGGTGCCGCACACGGTCGTTATCGGACCCACCGGGAAAGTGCTGGCCATCACCGAGCCCAGACAGATTACGCCGGCCGTGGTGCGGCAGTGGCTGGCGGGCCAACGCGCGGCAGTGGTGGTCAAGCACGACGAGCTGCGCAACCCGTTGAGCTTCTTCCCGGCCGATACCAGTACCCGCGCTGCCCTGCATGTGCTGCCTTACCTGACGGGTGTAGGCTCCCAAATGCGCCGCGACCAGACGCCGGGCCTGCGGGGGCGCCGGGTAACATTCATCAATACCACGCTGCAAAATCTGGTGCAGCAGGCGTATCACGTGTCGCATCTGCGGGTGCAAAACCAGCTGCCCGCCAGCCGGAATAAATTCGAGCCCGCCAACCTGTTTTGTGTGGATGTAATTGTGCCCCGCGCGCAGGCTGGGCAGCTGTTGGAGCGGTTGCGGCCGGAGTTGGGGCCGCGGTTTGGGGTGCGGGTGTCGGTGCGGCCCGAAAGCCGGCCGGTGTACGTGCTGCGCCGCCTGCCCAACGCCGCTGCGTGGTCCCCATCCAGCAAAGCCGAACAGGCTTCATGGTCGGGTAGAGGATTCGAGGCGGAAGGGGGACGCGTGGAAATGCTGCGGGAGTTTCTGGAAAATATGGCGAGCAAGCCCGTAGTGGACGAAACGGGGCTGACGGGGCGCTACGACATCCGGCTGGAACTGCAGCCGGAAGACAAAATGCCCGAGGTGAAACAGCACCTGCAAAAGCTGGGACTTACTTTGGAAGAAGCCACCCGACCAATTGACGTGGTGTACATGGCCGAGGCGAAAACGCCATAA